AATCGCTTCAAGTGCTCAAGCAATTACTCTCAACCGGTCAATGCAACTTTGATGGCGAATTCTACCAGATTCATGGCCTGCATCTGCGGCCCCAACCTGATCGCGATCTCAGTGCGAACCTGTGGTGCGCCGGTGGCACTGAGCAGACCGTCGAGATCATCGCCAAGCACGGCGTCCGTCCACTGACTATTCCCACGACCAGCCTCGATATTGCGCTGGCGAACATGCGCCGCTATGCGCAACTTTCCAAGAATGCCGGTCATGCTCCAAGCCATACCAAGCTCGCGCTTTGGACGTACGTCGCCGACAATCACAAGGACGCCGACACGGGTGCGCATCGCCACATGGTCGAATATGCCGACTCGGCGCTCCGGCACTACGAGCTGCTTGGCACTCATCTGAAGGGCATCAAGGGTTACGAAGCGTATGGCGCGCAGCAGGATGCGCTGCGCAAGGACGCGTCCCCGTTCAAGGAAGGCTTCTACCGCAGCCATCCGTGGGGCACGCCCGACGAGACGATCAAGCGCGCCACCGAACTCGCCAACGCATTCGGCACCGATGAGATCATGTTCATCTTCAAGTACGGTGCGATGCCGATGGACGCGGCGGAAAAGAGTATGCGATTGTTCGCCAAAGAAGTGCTGCCGGCGTTGAAGGAACTCAAGCCTGCGCCGATTACGGTTGAGGGCCGCTCGGCAGAACCAAATCAGCAAATCGCGAGCTGAGATGCAATTGCTCGCTCGATACTAACATCACTGCGCGCGCCGGGCGCGTAACGAAGGGAGTACGACAATGCATGTAGGCTATGGAGTCGCATTTCAAAACCCGCACAATGCTATTTCCGATGCCGAGGTGTATCGCAACGAACTGAGACTCTGCGAAATGGCGGAGCCGCTGGGTTTCGATTCGCTGTGGTCGGTAGAGCATCACTTCGACGACTACACGATGTGTCCGGATGTGTTGCAGTTCCTCGCCTACATGGCGGGCAAAACGAGCAAAGTGAAGTTGGGCTCGATGGTCGTCGTGCTGCCCTGGCACGACCCCATCCGGGTCGCTGAGCAAATCTCAGTTCTCGACCACGTCTCTAACGGCCGTTTCATTCTCGGTCTCGGACGCGGCCTCGCGCGAATCGAGTACGAAGGATTCCGCCTGGATCAGAATGAAGGCCGCAATCTGTTCGTTGAGTACGCCGAGCTCGTGCTCAATGCTCTCGAGAATGGCTACATGGAAGGTGGCAAGTACACCAGGCAGCCGCGGCGCGATATTCGTCCGTTCCCCTCGCGCTCCTTCAAGGGCCGCACGTATGCCGCCGCGGTTTCGCCTGAGTCGATGCCGATCATGGCGAAGCTGGGTGTCGGACTGCTTGTTATCCCGCAAAAGCCGTGGGAAGCGGTTAAGGCGGATTTCGAGATTTACCACAAGGTCTGGCGCGAAGTTAACGGCGCCAAGCCCGCACCTAAGCCACTCTCCGGCGGATTCTGCTTTGTCGACGAAAACAAGGATCGCGCCGAAGAAATGGCGATGAAGTATATTTCCGACTATTACCATACTGCGATGGCACACTATGAAATGACGTCGCAGCAATTTGGTACTCACAAGAGCTACGAATTCTATCGCAATGTCGGAAAGTATATTTCGAAGAACGGTCTCGATGGCGCCGCCGCCGATTTCGCGCGCCTGATGCCGTGGGGAACGCCGGACCAGGTGCTCGAAAAAATCGCCTTCATCAAGGATACGATCGATGCCAACGGCGTGATGCTGAACTTCAGCTACGCCGGCATGCCGTTCGCCGAAGCGGATCGCAATCTCAAATGCTTTGCGAAACACGTGCTGCCGGAGCTGAAAAAGATGAAGACCGACGAGCTCAACGAGCCGTCTGACCTTGATATGCCGTCCTATTCGCGAGCGAGTTGATGGCGTAGGTTGAAACCGTCGGCGATCTCCTGGCAGAGGTGACTTATGGGCAGGATCATCATGATCGAGTCCGCGATCAACGGAAACGCTGCGCGCGAGCTCAATCCGAATATCCCGTATTCACCTCTGGAGATCGCCGACGATGCGATCGCGACGACCCATGCGGGCGCGGCGCTGATTCACTTTCACGTTCGCGATCCTCAGACCGGCCGCTGGGTCCAAGACGTGCCCTATTACGCCGAGGTCTATCGGCGCACCCGCGAAGTCTGCGATCCACTGCTCTGGCCGACATTCCCATTCGACGGAACGCCGGCCGAGCGCTTCCACCATTTCGTCGAGCTCGCGAAGGACAGCGTGACCAAGCCGGACCTCGGCGCGGCCGATATGGGCTCGGTGAATCTCGCGACATATATTCCGCGCAGCAAAAAAATTCGCGGCGCCGGCTTTGTCTATCAGAATAGCTACGAGACCTGCCGCCAGTTCCTGGAGATGTCGCGCGAATTGGGACTCCGCCCTACTCTGCAAATCTTCGAGCCGGGTTTCCTGCGCGCGGCCTTAGTGTTTCTCGATCAGGGACTTATCACCGAACCTCTGATACTCAAGTTCTATCTCGGCGGACCGGAGCAGAACTTCGGCCTGCCGCCGACGATGAAGAGTCTCGAGGCGTACCTCGCGATGATCGAAGGTGTGCGATGCAACTGGTTTGCGGCGACGCTCGGCGGCGACAACCTGCCGCTCGTGCCGGCGATCGCGAGTCTTGGCGGGCACGTGCGCGTCGGCCTCGAGGACTACCAGTACGCGCGCGACGGCCAACTGAGTAATCCGCAAATCGTCGAGCGCGCCGCGGCGATGATTCGCGCGATGGGTCACGAAGTCGCGACCAGCAGGCAGGCTCGCGAAATCCTCGAAGTTCAGTAGCATCGCAACGAAGCCCGCGATCATTGCCGCACCCGACCTGTTCGTGGCATTAGACGATCATCTTCAACGATCGTCGCGGAGCAGGTTTCATTGCGATGAGCGCATCAAACGAATCGAGAGCCGAGCCGGCGCGGCGCATCCAATTCGCCTTCACCGACGAGCAGGAGCAGTTCCGCTCCGCGCTCAGAAGGTTTCTCGCCGACAAGTCGACGACGACGGCGGTGCGCCGTCTGATGGCGACAGATGAAGGCTACGATCGCGAGGTGTGGCGCCAGCTCGGTGCTGAACTCGTCCTGCCCGGCATCCACATTCCGGAGCAGTACGGCGGCGCGGGGTTTGGGATGGTCGAGCTCGGCATCGCGATGGAAGAGATGGGACGGGCGCTACTCTGCGCGCCCTACTTCTCAACTGCGGTGCTCGCGGCGAATGCGATCCTGAACGCCGGCACCGATGCGCAGAAGAAAAGCCTGCTGCCCGCAATCGCAAGTGGTGATCGCCTCGCCACGCTCGCGATCACCGAGCCCAACGGCAACTGGAATCCCGACGCGATCGCGCTAGCGGCAAAGCCGGACAGCAATTCGTACATTATCGATGGAACGAAGAGTTTCGTTGTCGATGGCCACATCGCGGATCTGCTGATCGTCGCCGCGCGCGATGCGGGCGGTGAGCTGGCGCTATTTTCACTGAAGGCGAATTCGGGCGGCGTCGATCGCCATCTCCTCGATTCGATGGACCCGACGCGCAAGCTGGCGCGAATCGATTTCCACGGCGCGCACGCTGAACTCCTCGGCACAACGAAAGACGGAGCCGCCGCGATCGCGCGCACGATGGATCAGGCCGCGATCGCGCTCGCCAACGAAATGGTCGGCGGCGCGCAGGCGCTGTTCGATTCGGCCGTTGCTTATTCCAAGTTGCGCGTGCAGTTCGGGCGCACGATCGGATCGTTTCAGGCGATCAAGCACAAGCTCGCTGACATGCTGTTGGAGTTGGAACTCTCGAAGTCAGCCGCCTACTATGCCGCGCAGGCGGCCGCCGCGGATGATCCCGACTGGCCGGCGCTGGCCTGTCTCGCCAAGGCGTCGGCGTCGGAAACCTATCTGCATCTCGCCGCCGAAACGATCCAGATTCACGGCGGTATCGGCTTCACCTGGGACAACGATACGCATCTGTGGTTCAAGCGCGCCAAGAGTTCCGAGTCATTTCTCGGCCAACCGAGTTACCATCGCGAGCTTCTGATGCAGCGTTGGGGTGTGTAAGCAATGGAAAAAATCAGCGAAGCGGAAATACGCGCGGAAGTCCGGAACTGGCTCGCCGCGAATTGGGATCCCGACATGGCGCTCGTGGAATGGCGCGGCAAGCTCGCGGATTCGGGCTGGGGCATGCCGCAATGGCCGAAGCAATGGTACGGCCGCGGGCTGCCGATCGGCCTCGCCCGCGTCGTCGAAGAGGAATTCGCGGCAGTGGGCGCGGTCGGCGCTGCCAGGTCCGGGGTGCGGCTGCTCGCCGCGGCAACCTTGCTCGAGCACGGCTCCGATTTGCAAAAGAAGAAATTCCTGCGCCGCATCATCACCGGCGAAGACACATGGTGTCAGCTATTCAGCGAGCCGGGCAGCGGCTCCGATCTCGGCGGCGCGACGACGCGGGCCGATCGCGTTGGTGACGAATGGGTCGTTAATGGGCAGAAGGTCTGGACGACCAGCGCGCATCACGCCGATCACGGGATCCTGCTGGCACGTACCGACTGGGACGTACCAAAGCATGATGGAATGTCATTTTTCGTCATCGAGATCCGACAGCCCGGCGTCAACGTGCAGCCGCTCAAGCAGATGAACGGGCACGCCTCGTTCAATCAGGTCTTCTTCACCGACGCGAAGGTGCCGGCCGAGAACCTGGTCGGCAAGGTGGGCGAGGGATGGAAAGTCGCCATGACGACGCTTGCCCACGAGCGCCGCGGCGCTGACGGCCTCGCGCCCCCCTCGAAGCGCGGCACCCGCATCGGCAAGATTCACGCGGAGGAGCGCGCCGAAGTCGAGAAGGCTAACCAGCCTTACAAATGGTATCCGCAGCGCGCCGGCCGCGTCGATCTGATCATCGAGCGCGCCAAGGAAACCGGTGCGAACAAAGATCCGATCATCCGGCAGGAAGTCGCGAAGCTGATGATCCTTGCGAAATCCGCCGAGTGGACCGCGCGCCGCGCGCGAGCCGCCCAGCGCCAGGGACGTCCCCAAGGACCCGAAGGGTCGCTCGGCAAGCTCGCGGCAAGCCACGTCGCCCGCGGATGCGCCCGTGTTCACACATTGATAACGGGGAGCGACGCGATGTTGACCGGACCTGACAGCCCGCGCGGCGGCATAATCGCGGAAATCCTGGTTTCGGTGCCGGCGGTTTCGATCGCGGGTGGAACAGACGAAATTCAGCGCAACATCATCGCCGAGCGCGTCCTCGATCTGCCCAAGGAACCGCGCTTCGACACGGGTCCCTTCCGCAACGTGCGGCGGAACTGACACCAGAACTTAAAAAAGGAAATAATCGCGAAGGCATAAAGGCACTAAGCAAAGCGGCTTTGCCGCTTCGGCTCAATTTTTTCTTAGTGTCTTTGGTGGTGAGTTTTTAACCCGTCGACGGGAATGACTAGTCGCGTGCGCATGTCGATACTTTGACGTCGCAGTTCCTGCCGCCTTTGCGAGCGCAGGCCGCGAGCGCCTTGCCACTCGCATCACCGGCGCCATCGCCAAGGCTCGCCGCGTAGCGATTGTTGTCGCCAGCGGCAAGCGCGGCGCAGGTTTCCCAGAAGGTAATCACTACCTGGCAGCCGTTGCCTTCGTCGCTACAGTTGGCCAGTGCGTGCCGGTCGGCTTCGTTCTCCGAATGATAGTCGTAGGAGTATCCATACGATCCATCGCCGGGCGCGTACGCGATCGCGCCGTAGTTCACATGGTTTTGGCATTGATTCATGCAGTTCTGCTGCAACTCCCACTGATCGGAGTTGTAAGTATCGGTACAAGTGTCGATGCAGCCGTTCACGCTTTCAGCGTGTGCGGAAGCTCGTACCAGCAGACCAATCGCGACACACATCGTTGAGAGAATCCACCAATGCTTCATGCCAGTCACCCGAGGCAAAACGGATTAACAGCCAGACCTGCGAGCGTCAACTGCACGTGCGGCACAGGCCGCACGGTTTAAGAATTCTCACGCTCTGTGCAATATTGTTCCCTTTGGGGGACAAACGCGGGAGGGGAACCGTATAATGAATCCGGTTGAACTAAGCACGGTCGTGTTCGCCAGCGTTTTCGGCGGCGCGATCCTTGGCATGGGGTTGCGAACAGTCCTGCCCGCGCATCACCTCAACACCGAGAGTAAGGATGTAGTCAAATTGGGCGTCGGCCTGATTGGCACAATGGCCGCCCTCGTATTGGGTCTGCTGGTCGCGTCGGCGAAATCTTCTTACGACGCGCGCGCGAGTGAGCTGACGCAGATGTCGGCGAATGCGATATTGCTCGATCGTGCATTGGCCCACTACGGCCCCGAGACCCACGAAGTCCGCGAGGTTCTCAAAGGCACCATGGAGCGGCTGCTGGCGCAGATTTGGCCGCAGGACAGCAAATCTGTCGGCGGGATAAGCTCAAGCATGAGCGGTGAAGTCTTATACGATAAGCTCGTGGAACTGACGCCTCATACCGACGCTCAGCGCACTATCCAATCGCTGGCCGAATCGATAGCGTTCAACCTGGGTCAGACGCGGTGGTTGTTGTTCGAGCAGAACAGTAGTTCGATCTCGACGCCGTTCCTGGTCGTAGTGGTCTTCTGGTTAAGTGTACTATTTCTGAGTTTTGGTTTGTTCGCGCCTCATAACGCGACCGTGGTCGTCACGCTGCTGCTCAGCGCGATATCAGTTGCGGGCGCATTGTTTCTGATATTCGAGCTCGACCGCCCATTTTCCGGATTGATCCAAATATCCAGTGCGCCCCTGCAAAACGCTCTCGCGGTAATGGGTAAATAGTCAAATCGACTGACTATTATATATCACCCTCACTGCGGCAGCGCGGATTCGCTTTCGGGGTTGCCCGCGATGCGGCTGTGCCACATTATGCGCGGCTGGCGCATGTCCCACGGCAGCGCGCGATGCAGCAGGCATCGATTGTCCCAGATCACGGCTTCGCCTGGCTTCCATGTATGCTGATAGATGCGCGGCGGCTGGCATGCGAAATCGACCAGCTCCTGGAGGAAGCGCTCTGACTCAGACTTGTCCATCTCGGGGATGTTGTGCGCGTGGCGGCCGATCACGAGCGACTTTCTGCCCGTATCCGGATGAACCTTGACCAGCGGCCGCAGCGGCACCGGACCATCGTGGAAGCCATAACCGCTATAGTCACTACCCCGTTTCGGACGATGACCCAGTTTCGACTGGCTATAGTAGAGCGAATGGTAGGCGGTGAGGCGCTCGACCTTGGCGCGAGTCTTATCATCGAGCGCGTCGTACGCGGCACGCATGTCCGCCCATCCCGTCTCCCCTCCCGCGCTCGGCACTACTTCGGCGCTAAACACGGCGCCCTTCGCCTGCACGGGCATGTAGGTGCTGTCGCAGTGCCAGCCCATATTGCCCTTGAGCACCTTCATAACGTCGCTATCGTCGTCCTCGGCGATGATTGTGCCGTCTTTCTTGACGTTGCTGATGGGCGCGATGTCGAACTCGAGATTGCCGAATCGGCGCGCGAAGGCGATCTGCTCGTCGCGGCTCAGAAACTGATCGGGAAAGATCAGGAGCGCATAGTCGAGCCACGCCGCATGGAGATCCCGCCACGTCGAATCGTCGATCGCAGCGAGTTTCACGCCGCTGACAATAGCGCCGAAAGTAGCATCGAGAGGTCTGACTTCAAATTGGCGTGTCACGACATCCTCCGCAACGGAACACGATATCGAAATTTATCGAGCAACCGCTCAAGGCGTCAAACGCGATCCTGAACTGATTCGCCCTCGATGATCGTCGGCTTGACCAATTCTTCGCCGCCGGTTTTCGAGTGATCGATATTGTAATGGAGGCCGCGCGATTCCTTGCGCGCGATCGCCGAGCGCACGATGAGTTCCGCGACAACCACGAGATTGCGCAATTCGATCAGGTCGCCGTCGAGCAGGTGATCCCAGTAGTAGCTGTGAATCTCTTCCTTGAGCAACTCGATGCGACTGAGGGCGCGATCGAGACGCCGATCGCTGCGCACGATTCCGACGTAGTTCCACATCAAACGTCGAATCTCGTCCCAGCTTTGGGTGATGAGCACGCGCTCCTCGCCGCGAATCGCGCGGCCCGGGTCCCATTCGGGGAACTCCGGCGGACGTCCACCGGTAGTCACCTCGCGCGCCGAGTCGAACGCGCGCCGGCCCATCACCGCCGCTTCGAGCAGCGAGTTCGAGGCGAGCCGATTCGCGCCGTGAAGCCCAGTCATCGCGACTTCGCCAGCCGCGTAAAGGCCGGGGATCGATGTGCACGCATCGAGGTCAGTCACCACGCCGCCGCACATATAATGCGCCGCCGGCACGACCGGAATCGGACCGGCCGTCATGTCGATGCCGTAGCTCAGGCATCGCTTGTAGATGTTCGGGAAGCGGTCCTTGATATACCCGGCGTCGCGATGGCTGAGATCGAGGTAAACGAAATCGAGACCGTGACGCTTCATCTCGGAATCGATCGCGCGCGCCACGACGTCGCGCGGGGCCAGCTCCGCGTCGGCGTGGTAGTGCTTCATGAACGGCGTGCCGTCGGGACGCTTCAGGATCGCGCCCTCGCCGCGCAGCGCCTCGGAAATCAGAAACGACTTTGCCGCGGGATGGAAGAGGCACGTCGGATGGAATTGGTAGAATTCCATGTTGCCGATCGCGGCACCGGCGCGATATGCCATCGCCACGCCATCGCCCGACGCGATGTCGGGATTGGTCGTGTAGAGATAAACCTTGCCCGCGCCGCCGGTGGCGAGCAGCGTCGCGCGCGCGAGCACCTTTTCGATCTTGTTGGTCGCGCGATCGAGCGCATACACGCCCCAGCATGCGCCAGGATGGCCGCCGCTCGGCGACTCGACCAGCAGATTGATCGCAACGTGATTCTCGAGCGTGCGGATATTGGGATTCGCCGCGGCGGCAGCAGTCAGCGCACGCATGATCTCGCGGCCGGTCAAATCCTGCGCATGCAGAACGCGGCGATGGCTGTGGCCGCCCTCGCGGCCAAGATCGTACTCGACTTCGTTTTCGCCGTTCGAATTTTCAAGCTTGGTAAATTGCGTGCCGTACCTGATGAGCTCACGCACCGCCGCCGGACCGCCGCGAACGATCGCCTCGACCGCGGCGCGATCGCATAGACCGGCGCCCGCGCGCAGCGTGTCGTCGACATGCGACTCGAACGAATCGCTGACGCTCCATACCGTGGCGATACCGCCTTGCGCATACGCGGTGTTCGCCTCGCCGCTATCGGCCTTGGTCAGGACGGTAACGGTGCCGGTCTCGGCCGCGGCCAGCGCGAAAGTAAGACCGGCGATCCCCCCGCCGATCACGAGAAAATCACTGTGGAGTGGAGAGCGATGCTTCATCAAACTGACCTCGTATCTTTGCGTCAATTTGACACTTAGTCCCCAGCGGCCAGGCAGTCAAGGCTCGCGTTGCACTGGTTTGCTCCCGTTCCATGGATGACCTATCCTCGATCCAAAGGGATGGGACATCGCTCGAAGAGCGCGCAGCAGGAATTTGCCGTGGCATTCTCCACGCCCAACCTCGTCACGTACTTTCGCTTTGCAACCGCGCCGATCCTCGTGTGGTTGCTGATGTATACGTCGCCGGCGGCCTCGTGGGCGGCAGCGGGGGTCTTCTTCGTCGCGACGATCAGCGACTACTTCGACGGCTACCTTGCGCGCAGCTACGATTCGGTGACGACGCTCGGCAAGTTCCTCGACCCAATGGCGGACAAGCTGGTCGTGATGACGGCGCTCATCATGCTCGCGGGGATGGCGCGGACGCCGCATGTTCCGGCATGGATGGTCGCGGTGCTGGTCGCGCGCGAGACGATGGTCACGGGGCTGCGCGCAGTCGCGGCGGCGGAAGGCATGATCGTCGCGGCGGAAGAGCTCGGCAAATACAAGATGGCGCTGCAATCGATCGCGATCCACGGGCTGCTCATCCACTACACGTACTTCCACGTCGATTGCTTTGCGTTCGGGATGTTCGTGCTGTGGATTTCGCTGATCGTGGCGGTATGGTCGGGGATCGATTACTACGCGCGGGTGTTGACAGCGCTCAAACCGATGCAACGGATGGGCGGCAGCAAACGGATGGCGATTTGACTTGCTGACCGGCGCCCGTTAAATCATTTAGTCCACCTCGGAGCGGCGAGCGGGTGTAGCTCAGTTGGTAGAGCGTGTGCTTGCCAAGCACAAGGTCGTCGGTTCGAAACCGATCACCCGCTCCATTAGATTCCTCAACAAAATCAAGGCTTTTTAGGTGATTTTCAAGCCCCTGACCGATCGGTCCGGACCTTCCGGAAACCATTTTCTGGCATATTTCTGGC
This sequence is a window from Candidatus Binataceae bacterium. Protein-coding genes within it:
- a CDS encoding LLM class flavin-dependent oxidoreductase; translation: MRIGACIFNQNYNDWDRYEAEEAGNSVPRKATLSDRDIFHQEINIARIADETGFDAVWTIEHHFTPYTMVTNPLQYLTYIAGITKRVDLGTMVTVLPWHNPVRVAEDVNMLDAFLGDGREIICGVGRGLGRREYAGLSIDQNEARGRFDESLQVLKQLLSTGQCNFDGEFYQIHGLHLRPQPDRDLSANLWCAGGTEQTVEIIAKHGVRPLTIPTTSLDIALANMRRYAQLSKNAGHAPSHTKLALWTYVADNHKDADTGAHRHMVEYADSALRHYELLGTHLKGIKGYEAYGAQQDALRKDASPFKEGFYRSHPWGTPDETIKRATELANAFGTDEIMFIFKYGAMPMDAAEKSMRLFAKEVLPALKELKPAPITVEGRSAEPNQQIAS
- a CDS encoding LLM class flavin-dependent oxidoreductase — protein: MHVGYGVAFQNPHNAISDAEVYRNELRLCEMAEPLGFDSLWSVEHHFDDYTMCPDVLQFLAYMAGKTSKVKLGSMVVVLPWHDPIRVAEQISVLDHVSNGRFILGLGRGLARIEYEGFRLDQNEGRNLFVEYAELVLNALENGYMEGGKYTRQPRRDIRPFPSRSFKGRTYAAAVSPESMPIMAKLGVGLLVIPQKPWEAVKADFEIYHKVWREVNGAKPAPKPLSGGFCFVDENKDRAEEMAMKYISDYYHTAMAHYEMTSQQFGTHKSYEFYRNVGKYISKNGLDGAAADFARLMPWGTPDQVLEKIAFIKDTIDANGVMLNFSYAGMPFAEADRNLKCFAKHVLPELKKMKTDELNEPSDLDMPSYSRAS
- a CDS encoding 3-keto-5-aminohexanoate cleavage protein encodes the protein MGRIIMIESAINGNAARELNPNIPYSPLEIADDAIATTHAGAALIHFHVRDPQTGRWVQDVPYYAEVYRRTREVCDPLLWPTFPFDGTPAERFHHFVELAKDSVTKPDLGAADMGSVNLATYIPRSKKIRGAGFVYQNSYETCRQFLEMSRELGLRPTLQIFEPGFLRAALVFLDQGLITEPLILKFYLGGPEQNFGLPPTMKSLEAYLAMIEGVRCNWFAATLGGDNLPLVPAIASLGGHVRVGLEDYQYARDGQLSNPQIVERAAAMIRAMGHEVATSRQAREILEVQ
- a CDS encoding acyl-CoA dehydrogenase family protein, translating into MSASNESRAEPARRIQFAFTDEQEQFRSALRRFLADKSTTTAVRRLMATDEGYDREVWRQLGAELVLPGIHIPEQYGGAGFGMVELGIAMEEMGRALLCAPYFSTAVLAANAILNAGTDAQKKSLLPAIASGDRLATLAITEPNGNWNPDAIALAAKPDSNSYIIDGTKSFVVDGHIADLLIVAARDAGGELALFSLKANSGGVDRHLLDSMDPTRKLARIDFHGAHAELLGTTKDGAAAIARTMDQAAIALANEMVGGAQALFDSAVAYSKLRVQFGRTIGSFQAIKHKLADMLLELELSKSAAYYAAQAAAADDPDWPALACLAKASASETYLHLAAETIQIHGGIGFTWDNDTHLWFKRAKSSESFLGQPSYHRELLMQRWGV
- a CDS encoding acyl-CoA dehydrogenase family protein; the encoded protein is MEKISEAEIRAEVRNWLAANWDPDMALVEWRGKLADSGWGMPQWPKQWYGRGLPIGLARVVEEEFAAVGAVGAARSGVRLLAAATLLEHGSDLQKKKFLRRIITGEDTWCQLFSEPGSGSDLGGATTRADRVGDEWVVNGQKVWTTSAHHADHGILLARTDWDVPKHDGMSFFVIEIRQPGVNVQPLKQMNGHASFNQVFFTDAKVPAENLVGKVGEGWKVAMTTLAHERRGADGLAPPSKRGTRIGKIHAEERAEVEKANQPYKWYPQRAGRVDLIIERAKETGANKDPIIRQEVAKLMILAKSAEWTARRARAAQRQGRPQGPEGSLGKLAASHVARGCARVHTLITGSDAMLTGPDSPRGGIIAEILVSVPAVSIAGGTDEIQRNIIAERVLDLPKEPRFDTGPFRNVRRN
- a CDS encoding DUF4189 domain-containing protein, producing MKHWWILSTMCVAIGLLVRASAHAESVNGCIDTCTDTYNSDQWELQQNCMNQCQNHVNYGAIAYAPGDGSYGYSYDYHSENEADRHALANCSDEGNGCQVVITFWETCAALAAGDNNRYAASLGDGAGDASGKALAACARKGGRNCDVKVSTCARD
- a CDS encoding TauD/TfdA family dioxygenase, which codes for MTRQFEVRPLDATFGAIVSGVKLAAIDDSTWRDLHAAWLDYALLIFPDQFLSRDEQIAFARRFGNLEFDIAPISNVKKDGTIIAEDDDSDVMKVLKGNMGWHCDSTYMPVQAKGAVFSAEVVPSAGGETGWADMRAAYDALDDKTRAKVERLTAYHSLYYSQSKLGHRPKRGSDYSGYGFHDGPVPLRPLVKVHPDTGRKSLVIGRHAHNIPEMDKSESERFLQELVDFACQPPRIYQHTWKPGEAVIWDNRCLLHRALPWDMRQPRIMWHSRIAGNPESESALPQ
- the nadB gene encoding L-aspartate oxidase, which gives rise to MKHRSPLHSDFLVIGGGIAGLTFALAAAETGTVTVLTKADSGEANTAYAQGGIATVWSVSDSFESHVDDTLRAGAGLCDRAAVEAIVRGGPAAVRELIRYGTQFTKLENSNGENEVEYDLGREGGHSHRRVLHAQDLTGREIMRALTAAAAANPNIRTLENHVAINLLVESPSGGHPGACWGVYALDRATNKIEKVLARATLLATGGAGKVYLYTTNPDIASGDGVAMAYRAGAAIGNMEFYQFHPTCLFHPAAKSFLISEALRGEGAILKRPDGTPFMKHYHADAELAPRDVVARAIDSEMKRHGLDFVYLDLSHRDAGYIKDRFPNIYKRCLSYGIDMTAGPIPVVPAAHYMCGGVVTDLDACTSIPGLYAAGEVAMTGLHGANRLASNSLLEAAVMGRRAFDSAREVTTGGRPPEFPEWDPGRAIRGEERVLITQSWDEIRRLMWNYVGIVRSDRRLDRALSRIELLKEEIHSYYWDHLLDGDLIELRNLVVVAELIVRSAIARKESRGLHYNIDHSKTGGEELVKPTIIEGESVQDRV
- the pgsA gene encoding CDP-diacylglycerol--glycerol-3-phosphate 3-phosphatidyltransferase — its product is MGHRSKSAQQEFAVAFSTPNLVTYFRFATAPILVWLLMYTSPAASWAAAGVFFVATISDYFDGYLARSYDSVTTLGKFLDPMADKLVVMTALIMLAGMARTPHVPAWMVAVLVARETMVTGLRAVAAAEGMIVAAEELGKYKMALQSIAIHGLLIHYTYFHVDCFAFGMFVLWISLIVAVWSGIDYYARVLTALKPMQRMGGSKRMAI